In the genome of Phycodurus eques isolate BA_2022a chromosome 11, UOR_Pequ_1.1, whole genome shotgun sequence, the window caactaaaaaaaaaattaatatggaCGTATACATCCAGGGTCTCCATTTTCTATGGCTCTTGTagtcctcactagtgtcgcaaGTGAGTTAGATCCAAGCTGGTTTTGAACGAAAGAAGCGGGGTAGACCCTGGGTTGTGTGAGGAAGCCGGAGAGCCCAGAGAATAAACACGTAAGCATGAGGAGAACtcgctaactccacacaggagggcccgagccgagattcgaacctaAGAACTTAAAAATGCCACATTGTTGTCAAATGATGGATATAGATAAGGTAAATCGTTTCAATGCAGAATTTCTTCAAATGTTGTGATTGAATATTGAGAGCACGTTACCCACTCCTTGTGGTCatgttacatacagtacaaagttgCCTTAAAACTGAGTCTTTGGTTTTCCTTCCTCTGCCGATACCATGTTAAAGTTGGGTAATTTTTGGGTTACATAACGCTAGATCTGTtaagaggtggcaaaaaaaaaaaatcaccgtaagtagaagtacagattaAAAGAAGACTGCTAAAATTAGTACTGATTAAATAGGTGTCGAAAGTACATATATGTGGAAAATCTGCTTAGAGtcaatatttgtactttgttgctTCTCACCACTGGAGCTGATAtatggattttttaaatgtggcatTTCCTGGAAGAGGTGACACACTGTGTGCTACTGTACTTTTTGTCCTCCTTAAATACGCAGTGTGACTCACAAATGGATTAACGAATGAgtcattgcctttttttttggggggggggggatgaccACATAGAGTTAGGCGAGGTGTGGAAACGCTTTAGTGTGTCTTCATTGGGCACAGTTCTACTGTTTCATACTCCCTTGTCTTTCatttacacacatacacgcgcgcTCACTGTAACATTGTCCTGCTGAAAGATGTGTAATGGAAAAGATAAATGGAGGATGAAACTAAGGTGACAGGCCTGActgtgtatgcatgtgtctgtgtgtgtgtgtgtgtgtgtgtgtgcgtgtgtgtgtgtgtgtgtgtgtgtgtgtgtgcacaacaGAGCAGCAAACCATCTGCTCATCTCCTCTTAATGAACAAAGCAAACAGCAGGAGTCAAGGCTGTCTCCAAATCTGCTCTCTCTTTATtggcacactcacacacacatgcaaacatgcacgcacgcacgtacacatCTTTGTGCCGTTTAATCTGATTATCTTTGATTGAGAACAGGGGCAAAGCAACCTTTTTAGACCCGACTCCTACGCCGGTGACAGAGAAGGTCTGAAACACAATTAGCAAGCTGTTCCTCGCACTCAACGTCTGACCACCGGCAAGCAAATAGAGCTAATGGGCAGGAACTAACCAATGGGAACTAACGGGCCGCTGCGTCCCCGTGCACGCAATACTATTAGACAGCTGTTGTACTTGGACATAAGACGGCGCTCAAGGATCAATCGGAGCCACCAGAGCCACACATGAGGGCCTCGTCCCCTACGTTTGATCTGGAGTGACGCAAAGCAGCAGGGCCTACTTGCAAGGAATCTGCACCGTGACAAGTTATGACACTGTGCGCATTGAGGCTACATGGAACAGATGGCCGGAAGTGCTACGTACAGGTGCAACAATAATAACATGGAACACAGTTAAGACTGCGTTATTCAGAGTGGGTGGTGAGATGACTCACCAGGTTTCCCTTTATCGGGAAAATCACGTGggcaaaaaatactgtatgcttAGACGGTAAATCCCAATTTCCATGCATCCATGCATCCTTTCACCGTACCGCTCACTTGGGTCATGACTCTTGGGTgtgctgactttgagcaagaaacggggtacaccctgaactggttgacagccaatcgccgAGCACCGACTgtatcaacaaacaaacattcacactcacatgcacacttacggacaatttggaatcttcaattaacctgccatgcatgtttttggaatgtgggagcaaaccggagtacacagagaaaacgtacgcaggcaccgggagaacatgcaaaggtCAAACATGGAAgccggagcccggatttgaatccACGACCTCGGGAATGTGAGACcaatgcgctaaccagtcgggcagcATGCCACCAAATCCCAATTTCACTCCCACATATAGATTTATCCTAAATTTAACATGCATTATATAGATAAAAGTACATCTCTTAGTAAATAACTCAATCGAAAGTTGGACCACAGTCCCATTTACCAGAGGAACTTAAATGtaacatgtaaacaaaatgatatatttgtatgtacatatgtatgcTTTCTACTTTGTGGATCGAAAGTCGatgaaaaatcatatttttgaaTCTATTACACTGTTTATAAATACTACTGCTactattataatattatttttgtatttttcaatatatCATACTGGTTATTATTAATTATGATAATATATAGAAAATGATGGTacaataatatttgtttttaatgtattacactgatgatgatggtgacgatgatgatgaagatgaatgaTTATACTCATTACTGATATTGTTAAGTAGTAATTAATAAACACTCCGCGGTGTCCTGTGTGCTACTGACTGCAACACCTGAATAAGAACGTTCGTTCTTTAAgactgttattatttttttcagtcttttcaGGTTTAAACGCAATGAAACACTTCCCTCTAGTGACCAAGTTGCAGAAGAAAAGTTTAGCTtccgttaaaaaaataaaataataataataactcttCTGGTCTTGTGGGGCTTCCGTAGTAGAGGTGGCGCTCCCCTTTCTGTCCCTACTAGCCAGGCAGCCTCCACAACTACTCCACTTCTCATCCCAGCATGGAGCGCTTCTTCAACTTCACCTCATTGTTTCGTTCGTAGTTTTTATTGACACAACGCCGTGTGTCTTCTCGCGTGTTCTGAAGCCCTTCGACGTTATGTTTAGCACCACTGGTTCGCGGGGCCTGTGTGAGTATTCCCGTCTTGGACACTTAGATGGCTACATAGCTAGCTCAGTTAAGTCGATTAGCATCgagttgtcatttttttattccccccccctcgAGGCAGAAGGTATAAAACGCAATTACTTGCATTTACGCTGTTGTTTTTAGCGTGTTGGGTTGAGCCAGCTGAGATGTACCTGTTGAAATATCCAAAATTAGTCTTGTGGATTTAAAGTCAAAGCTACATCTTTGACTTAAAATGAGCCTTTCCTCAGTTTTGTCAAAACTCTTCAAGAAAAATCCAATCATCAAATTTATTGCCAACGGAGCCGAAACCGCAtgataaaatgttttccttttgttcTAATGAACTACCgtttttcaaaaattaaaacCTCAAGATTTCTTCAGAAAATAGTTCTTCAGTTTAACGTTTACAGGTGTGCATCATTCATAGCTGATCATAGTGATTGTatagaaaataatttgaaactgaaaaaaGTACTGCGCTTTAATATTATATCAATATATAAAGGTTTTAGAATATTTTactccattttctacatgagcATAATAACAATCAAAATTCTCCCCTGCCACTATTACTTATGTAATTTTCCCACTTTCAAATTCACCCTACAGGACTCGATTGACCTTGATTTTGGCCCATTAGtagctttttttctcattttgattgattgaactTCTTATTTCCAACATGATGAACAAAAGAGGAAATGAAAAACctacaaaataaacacaatgtaCTGCTGGTTcaaaaaggagtaggaagaaatgaaaatgttttccgATCCTACATCTTCATCATCACGTCAGATTAATCATCCGTCCAgaagtaaaatacaataaaagtgcacattttatagaggccttttattgtgggcagcctaagACACACCTGTGAGGTTGATTAATTATCTAGGTAAACGAGagatgctcactaacacagaatTGTGACAATATTTAAGAGAAGTAGGCCGTTTTTGTACATAGGCTTAGGTGTTTGAGTTcaactcatgaaaaatgggattGAAAAACAAGTGCTGCGTTTATATTCTTGTTCGGTATAcatgcatataaatatatataatagtgtACGTACATGAATACATACTATAATATATTTCTAAATATATCTGCCCATAATGCCTATACACATGTACcacatataaatacatacatgtatacaatACATACGCCCAGCAATTTAACAATAAGGTTCTGTTTTGTGCTTTCTAGACAAGGCTCCTCTGTCCAAAGGCCTCCTGCTAGTACTGAGCGGGTTGACGGTGATGCTCAGCCTGCTGCCAAAATACCAGCACATGTTTGAGTACAACATGCTTGCCGTCAGCCACCAGCAACAGGTATAAAGTCCTCTCAGGACTGTCTTTTATAAAGTACCTGAAAGCAATACTAGGGTAAAAGTACTGTACAAGTACCTTAACAGAAAAGTAAAAGTCACCTTGCAGtatattacttgagtaaaagtcttAAGGTAGCTGGCATTTGCTGTACTTGTGGACGAAAAGTCATTTTCTAATATTCAATTATTAATGGGAAACAGTGTCTCACAATTGGGATGTATCATTGTAGGTGTGGCGGTTGCTGTGCGGCCGGCTGGTGTGTCTGGACTGTTAAGGACTCCTTTTGCAGCGGCCTTCTAATATACAACTTCCGAATCTTTGAGAGGAGATTTGGCTCCAGGAAGTTTGCTGTACGTATCAATGATGATCAAACTTTGATGATATGAGATGGTGAAGGCTACTTGCTTCCACTTGGGGCATCGCATTTGCCTGAAATGGCTACTACAAAGCACAAAACGTTATTTATGAGGGCCTCTAACTTctattttcagccatttattgcgGGCTAGATTGGACTggtggcatttcaattcatttcaattggaaaaaaaaatgatttggtaGTGTGATTAAATTGGtaaaattaaacttgtaagtcaaggtagtaAAGGTACCTACTGCCTTCTGTCTGTCTTCCTGTGAAGTCCTTCCTGTTGGGCACTTGGTGTCTCTCTGCACTGCTGGACTTCCTGTTTGCTCAGGCGCTCTCCTTGTTCTTCAACTGCGAGGTGGAGGAGTTGCCCGCAGGGTTGTGAGTAGCATCGACATTCTTGCAAATGAAATCTTATCATAACAAACTTGATCGTTGACTCCTGACTTCCACAGGCTGGCCCCAGTCTTTGCCCTTTTTGTGCCTTTCTACTTGTCCATCCCCAAGGTGCCAGTTTCCCAGGTCCTGGGCAGCATCAACATCAGCAACAAGACTTTGGTCTACATTGTCGGGCTGCAGGTATGGTTCTATTCAGCTCTCTGAATTGTCTCCCTTTTTTCGCACGTCTAATTGTGAACCTTCCACCGTCTTTATAGCTGTTCACGTCCAGCCCCTTCATGTGGCTCCTGGCGCTCAGCGGACTGGTGAGTCACATGATTGTCCAGAGGCCTAGTAGAGGACCAGCGTAAAGTATGTGGACCCTCGAGTGGTTCAGTAGTTCAACAACTCAGAATTTCAAgctaaaatgtcaggaaaatctGGTGCAAACATCAAACATGAATACCAAatctttacattttgactctgaagtatttgtttacaaacaaataGTGAATTTTCCCTAATAAAATATGTCTCCGAAAGGATGACCCGATTTGAAAGTGAATTGGGTTCCCATTATTTCTTATGAGAAATATTACTTCGAAATCTGTACATCCAAAGTAGAACATTCACCTCAGAGGGTCCACTGTAGTAAGCTAAACTGGGctaaaaatgtcaacacaccATATCATGACACaatatattcatttatgtatgtatttcagATCTCAGGTGGTTTGTACCACTCCAATGTCCTCTGGCTCCAGAAGCTGCTCTTTGTGCCTGCCTGGCTGTGTGCTGTGGCACGTTACCTCCTGGAGCCCCTCTTctccagtgagtccaaaacagAGCCATCGCAGTTCACACAGCAGCGATGTACAAACAtgatcatgtgtgtttattttaccctCGAAGCTTCTCAACCAATCAGTGAGGCGCCTCTGGGGATGGGCGCCACACTTGACATCCAGAGGCAACAGCGGATGGATCAACTGGATCAACAACTGTTGCTGGCCCAGTTCAACGAGGCTCGCGCGAACTCCAGACACCAACCACAAGTAGGGCCTGCTATCACTTATTCTTAGGGTCGCggatgagctgcagcctatcccagctgactttggggagaGGCCGGGTTAGGGTTGAAAAATTCCAGGAACTTTCAAAGTTGGAGTCCATGAGAATTCATGGGAGTTAATTGGAATAAAGCTGGAATTTACAAGATTGATGGTTGGCTCTTAATAGGGAACTTAAAAATAGTTAATGTTTTAGCATAAGCCTGACTAAAACAACTAGATTTTATGGAAATAttgtggtaccttgatttacaagtgtCCCACCTTGAATTTTTTTAGTTCTGAACCGTTACGtagttgattaattaattaattaattttgctttgtgttatgAGCCAGAATTAAGAGCGAGCTCCAGGCACGCCACAGCTCaactgaataataaaaaaaatatattacagcACTCTAATACCCTTACATATGGGCAAGGACAGCGATCTATTTTGCAGTAtgcttatgacaaaacaaaatgttcaaatgtatcTTTTCAcatgatacatttttattagATCAGCCTCAATTCCAAGTTAATCttgcatatttgcagtttggctttcacaaattcacctaattgcagaattttattttgggtACACATTCTccattatttgctcaaaactcaactatttggtgtttttgtgctcaggtcaaAGCAATACAAGTATAACTTTGGCATCATCTGATTGCATTTCTGGTCAAGAAACTATCTTGAAGTGAGTTTAGGAGTTTTAtttcgacaaaaatagttgtcatcttgtggcatctttgtgttaaggaattactgtatgttgaagtgagtttagGAGTTtcatatgggaaaaaaataatactttcctgccatcttgtggcatctgtaggcaATATAGACCTTTTGGAGGGGAGGGCTTACGGATTTTCACAATTCGCAGCAGGGCTCCCTCTCTAGCCCCAGTGAATGAtggaggttcactgtatttccaaaattccacaTCTTGACTTCCCatggtgccctgcgattggctggcgaccagtttagggtgtaccccacccattgcccaaagatagctgggatagactg includes:
- the ubac2 gene encoding LOW QUALITY PROTEIN: ubiquitin-associated domain-containing protein 2 (The sequence of the model RefSeq protein was modified relative to this genomic sequence to represent the inferred CDS: deleted 1 base in 1 codon) — encoded protein: MFSTTGSRGLYKAPLSKGLLLVLSGLTVMLSLLPKYQHMFEYNMLAVSHQQQVWRLLCGRLVCLDVKDSFCSGLLIYNFRIFERRFGSRKFASFLLGTWCLSALLDFLFAQALSLFFNCEVEELPAGLLAPVFALFVPFYLSIPKVPVSQVLGSINISNKTLVYIVGLQLFTSSPFMWLLALSGLISGGLYHSNVLWLQKLLFVPAWLCAVARYLLEPLFSTSQPISEAPLGMGATLDIQRQQRMDQLDQQLLLAQFNEARANSRHQPQRTGLLQWIRLFPSLRRRRQASPQAQTQPSAPPPPLDNPVVEEQVARLVEMGFSRMDALEALRASNNDINMATNFLLQH